In Vicinamibacterales bacterium, the following are encoded in one genomic region:
- a CDS encoding flagellar motor protein MotB, with protein MKNQPVIIIKKKSHGHGGHHGGAWKVAYADFVTAMMAFFIVMWVLGQSTQVKSAIAGYFRNPGLFDYEKSSSMVPGGEKGILPDPKGGNGDVAKEAAFSDAEKLEQAAARIRQALGVLPELNAVKDQIEINMTAEGLRIELLESPQGGFFDSGSSKMNSAGEKVLVAIGRELSKVQNGVVFEGHTDSRPYQSGEGYSNWELSADRANTARRVMEKNGLHAGQVRGVRGCADTQLRTPDDPFNAKNRRVSIIVQHTAAAKP; from the coding sequence ATGAAGAACCAGCCCGTTATCATCATCAAGAAGAAGAGCCATGGACACGGCGGCCACCACGGCGGTGCATGGAAGGTGGCGTACGCCGACTTCGTCACAGCCATGATGGCCTTTTTCATCGTGATGTGGGTACTCGGGCAGAGCACGCAGGTCAAGTCCGCCATCGCCGGCTATTTCCGCAATCCGGGGCTCTTCGACTACGAGAAATCGAGCAGCATGGTGCCGGGCGGCGAGAAGGGCATCCTGCCCGACCCGAAGGGGGGCAATGGAGACGTCGCGAAGGAGGCCGCGTTCTCGGACGCGGAGAAGCTCGAGCAGGCGGCCGCCCGGATCCGTCAGGCGCTCGGCGTTCTGCCGGAACTGAACGCCGTGAAGGACCAGATTGAGATCAACATGACGGCTGAAGGACTCCGGATCGAACTGCTCGAGTCGCCGCAGGGCGGGTTCTTCGATTCGGGCAGTTCGAAGATGAACAGCGCCGGTGAGAAAGTGCTGGTGGCCATCGGGCGCGAACTCTCGAAGGTACAGAACGGCGTCGTCTTCGAGGGGCACACCGACAGCCGGCCCTATCAGAGCGGCGAGGGATACTCGAACTGGGAGCTCTCGGCCGACCGCGCCAACACGGCTCGGCGGGTGATGGAGAAGAACGGGCTGCATGCGGGGCAGGTGAGGGGAGTCCGAGGGTGCGCCGACACCCAGCTTCGCACACCGGACGATCCGTTCAACGCCAAGAACCGCCGGGTCTCGATCATCGTGCAGCACACGGCGGCAGCGAAGCCATGA
- a CDS encoding response regulator: MTDIWMTIVLAHPVATASAILALVSAAWGLHLWRLRLRERDLLLLVDQRTRQWQDEASAHTRLRERIVATVLAFPLHAASPVSSAGGERACETGSARVLVVDDRAEERVVLASLFDGLGVTAAFADSEWAASVARMEACEAGMPYDLVLVGAGMPAAETDGISLPEAVDSSVIERLLACCVQSDRRPAGLAAAPSGGGAD; the protein is encoded by the coding sequence ATGACCGATATCTGGATGACCATCGTGCTCGCCCATCCGGTTGCGACCGCTTCGGCCATCCTGGCCCTGGTGTCCGCGGCCTGGGGACTGCATCTCTGGCGCCTGCGCCTCCGGGAGCGAGACCTGCTGCTTCTCGTGGACCAACGAACGCGCCAATGGCAAGATGAGGCGAGCGCGCATACGCGGCTCAGGGAACGGATCGTGGCCACCGTCCTGGCGTTTCCCCTCCACGCCGCATCGCCGGTCAGTTCGGCAGGCGGCGAGCGAGCGTGCGAGACTGGGTCGGCTCGGGTTCTCGTGGTCGACGACCGCGCGGAGGAGCGGGTGGTGCTGGCCTCCCTCTTCGACGGCCTTGGGGTGACGGCTGCATTCGCCGATTCCGAGTGGGCGGCGTCGGTGGCAAGGATGGAGGCGTGCGAGGCTGGAATGCCGTACGATCTAGTGCTCGTCGGGGCCGGAATGCCTGCCGCTGAGACCGACGGCATCTCGTTGCCCGAAGCGGTGGATAGCAGCGTCATCGAGCGGCTGCTCGCATGCTGCGTGCAGTCTGACCGGCGCCCGGCGGGCCTCGCTGCGGCCCCGTCGGGCGGTGGTGCAGACTGA
- a CDS encoding Hpt domain-containing protein, protein MTDTEQVVDVAALMDRLEGDRELLQELVALYLEDEPGLLDQIARAVDSKDADALRRSAHTLKGSVGNFCAPGAHAAALALEDAGRSGELKAASVLFDRLRQELVSVRVALTGLVA, encoded by the coding sequence GTGACGGATACTGAGCAGGTAGTCGACGTGGCAGCCCTCATGGACAGGCTCGAGGGTGACCGTGAACTGCTGCAGGAGCTCGTGGCACTCTACCTGGAGGACGAACCGGGCCTCCTCGACCAGATCGCCCGGGCTGTCGACAGCAAGGATGCGGATGCGCTCCGCCGGAGCGCCCACACGCTGAAGGGGTCCGTCGGGAACTTCTGCGCGCCCGGTGCCCACGCTGCTGCGCTGGCGCTCGAGGACGCGGGTCGCAGCGGCGAACTGAAGGCGGCCTCGGTCCTCTTCGATCGGCTCCGGCAGGAACTGGTGAGCGTACGGGTCGCGCTGACCGGGCTCGTCGCCTGA
- a CDS encoding PAS domain S-box protein, with protein MTTERPTVLIVEDDSVYAAFARASLKKGEDPPGKVLIAGSLAEGLRCLTPPSRVDLILIDLGLPDSDGFDSFVAVRDRAPETAIIVLTGRDDRVLARRAVQEGAQDYIVKGSDGEKQLARSAGYAIERKRGERTLRRIARQQAAVAGLGQLALASSDTSTLLEDAVGVVARTLVTDVAEIYETPGGTNPLILRAAAGRDPSLVDQASVACDATTCVGTALIENHPMVFATLDEASRFVWPDWQDPVMASGAAVVIHGGDRSFGVLAVGCREPRDYSSEDVQFLELVAHVVGAAISREQVEEVFRVSEAGYRHILDTASEGICALNAEGRVTYVNRRAVEMLGYDSIESVITHPVLEFMFEQDQEHALRVLDGWKGGVQNQFDFRLRCQNGSELWVLASTSPILDQTGQFGGALVMFTDVTARRKAERALRESEARYRRIVETANEGIWVTDAAWRTEYVNRVMADIMGYPAGEMVGRSLLDFAFDDDRELVRQGIGPEREGPREPVEMRLRRKGGAEIWVLASTTTILSEQGVVEGLLVMCSDMTARRRAAAERARLHSAVAQAAEAIMMTKRDGTIVYVNPAWQRMTGYSSGEALGRTPRLLRADVQDSRVFKDLWETILDGRVWRGELTNRSQGGALFSWEETITPVRDESGRITEFISFGQDTSGRRDLEARLRQSQKMEAVGRLAGGVAHDFNNLLTVITGYSERLLMGLPADDPLRKGAEAIKRSADRAAALTQQLLAFSRRQILAPKVIDLNSVVGNMNKMLQRLIGEDVELVFHSATELWRTKADPNQLEQVIMNLAVNSRDAMPQGGILTIETSNIELDTSFAGRHLGLQPGRYVMLAVTDTGSGMDDETQSHLFEPFFTTKEQGKGTGLGLSTTYGIVKQSGGYIWVESEVGRGTTVRIYLPRIEETADLTPAAIEMRSAPHGSETILLVEDEDAVRHLLRDILRRYGYTVLEAQNGPRAIEICQQHEGQIDLVITDMVMPQMSGWEVADAASNLRPKAKLIYMSGYIEHMVVEQRVLESGVAFLGKPFTPDTLGRKVREVLDGEQAD; from the coding sequence ATGACCACCGAACGTCCAACCGTCCTGATCGTCGAAGACGACTCCGTTTACGCGGCCTTTGCCCGGGCGTCATTGAAGAAGGGCGAAGATCCTCCGGGCAAGGTGCTGATCGCCGGCAGCCTGGCGGAAGGCCTGCGGTGCCTGACGCCGCCCTCCCGCGTCGATCTCATTCTGATCGATCTCGGCCTTCCCGATAGCGACGGCTTCGACAGTTTTGTCGCGGTGCGCGACCGCGCGCCGGAAACGGCCATCATCGTCCTCACTGGTCGCGACGACCGCGTGCTGGCGCGTCGTGCGGTGCAGGAGGGCGCACAGGACTACATCGTCAAGGGATCGGACGGAGAGAAGCAGCTGGCACGGTCTGCGGGCTATGCCATCGAGCGCAAGCGGGGCGAACGCACGCTGCGCCGGATCGCCCGGCAGCAGGCGGCCGTCGCCGGCCTCGGCCAGCTGGCACTCGCAAGCAGCGATACCTCGACGCTCCTCGAAGACGCCGTTGGTGTCGTCGCACGGACCCTCGTGACGGACGTTGCCGAGATCTACGAAACGCCGGGCGGGACGAACCCGCTCATCCTTCGTGCGGCGGCCGGTCGGGATCCGTCGTTGGTCGATCAGGCTTCTGTGGCCTGCGACGCCACGACGTGCGTCGGCACAGCCTTGATCGAGAACCACCCCATGGTCTTCGCGACGTTGGACGAAGCCTCGCGATTCGTCTGGCCCGACTGGCAAGACCCTGTGATGGCCTCTGGTGCCGCAGTGGTGATTCACGGTGGAGACCGGTCATTCGGCGTGCTGGCGGTGGGCTGCCGCGAGCCACGAGACTACAGCAGTGAAGATGTCCAGTTCCTCGAACTCGTCGCCCATGTGGTCGGGGCGGCCATCAGCCGCGAACAGGTCGAGGAGGTGTTCCGCGTCAGCGAGGCCGGCTACAGGCATATCCTCGATACCGCGTCGGAGGGTATCTGTGCGCTGAATGCCGAGGGCAGGGTCACGTACGTAAATCGCCGCGCGGTGGAGATGCTCGGCTACGACAGCATCGAGTCGGTCATCACCCACCCAGTTCTGGAATTCATGTTCGAGCAGGACCAGGAGCACGCCCTTCGCGTGCTCGACGGCTGGAAGGGGGGCGTTCAGAACCAGTTCGATTTTCGCCTCCGGTGCCAGAACGGTTCCGAACTGTGGGTGCTGGCGTCGACTAGTCCCATCCTGGACCAGACGGGACAGTTCGGGGGCGCCCTCGTGATGTTCACCGACGTCACGGCCCGCCGGAAGGCAGAGCGGGCCCTGCGCGAGAGCGAGGCGCGATACCGGCGCATCGTCGAAACGGCGAACGAGGGCATCTGGGTGACCGACGCAGCGTGGCGGACCGAATACGTCAACCGCGTCATGGCCGACATCATGGGATACCCGGCCGGGGAGATGGTCGGCCGCAGCCTGCTGGATTTTGCGTTCGATGACGATCGCGAGCTGGTCCGGCAGGGCATCGGCCCCGAGCGCGAAGGACCACGAGAGCCGGTGGAGATGAGGCTGCGTCGGAAGGGCGGCGCCGAAATCTGGGTCCTCGCGTCGACGACGACCATTCTCAGCGAGCAGGGTGTCGTGGAAGGCCTGCTGGTGATGTGCAGCGACATGACGGCCAGGCGTCGCGCCGCGGCCGAGCGGGCGCGATTGCACTCGGCCGTTGCACAGGCAGCCGAGGCCATCATGATGACCAAGCGGGACGGGACGATCGTCTACGTGAATCCCGCCTGGCAGCGCATGACCGGCTATTCGTCGGGCGAGGCGCTCGGCCGTACTCCACGCCTGCTGCGCGCCGACGTCCAGGATTCGAGGGTCTTCAAGGATCTGTGGGAGACCATCCTCGATGGGCGCGTCTGGCGTGGCGAGTTGACGAATCGCAGCCAGGGCGGCGCGCTGTTCAGCTGGGAAGAGACGATCACGCCGGTCCGCGACGAATCGGGGCGGATCACCGAGTTCATCTCCTTCGGCCAGGACACCAGCGGGAGGCGGGATCTCGAGGCCAGGCTGCGGCAGTCCCAGAAGATGGAAGCCGTCGGGCGATTGGCTGGCGGTGTCGCCCATGACTTCAACAATCTCCTCACGGTCATCACGGGGTACAGCGAGCGCCTGCTGATGGGGTTGCCCGCCGATGACCCGCTGCGGAAGGGTGCCGAGGCCATCAAGCGGTCGGCAGACCGGGCGGCGGCCCTCACACAGCAACTGCTGGCGTTCAGTCGCCGGCAGATCCTGGCGCCCAAGGTGATCGACCTGAACTCGGTCGTCGGCAACATGAACAAGATGTTGCAGCGGTTGATCGGCGAAGACGTCGAGCTGGTGTTTCACTCGGCGACGGAGCTCTGGCGCACCAAGGCCGATCCCAACCAACTCGAACAGGTGATCATGAACCTCGCGGTGAACAGCCGCGACGCCATGCCGCAAGGTGGCATCCTGACGATCGAGACGTCGAACATCGAGCTCGACACCTCGTTCGCGGGCCGGCATCTGGGTTTGCAGCCAGGACGCTACGTGATGCTGGCCGTGACCGATACCGGGAGCGGAATGGACGATGAGACGCAGTCGCACCTGTTCGAGCCGTTCTTCACGACGAAGGAGCAGGGAAAGGGTACCGGTCTGGGGCTGTCCACGACCTACGGCATCGTCAAGCAGAGCGGCGGCTACATCTGGGTCGAGAGTGAGGTCGGGCGCGGCACGACCGTCCGCATCTACCTGCCACGAATCGAAGAGACGGCCGATTTGACGCCCGCCGCGATCGAGATGCGGTCGGCGCCCCACGGGTCGGAGACGATCCTGCTGGTGGAAGACGAGGACGCGGTCCGCCACCTGCTGCGCGACATTCTCAGACGCTATGGCTATACCGTGCTGGAGGCCCAGAACGGACCTCGCGCCATCGAGATCTGCCAACAGCACGAAGGTCAGATCGACCTGGTCATCACAGACATGGTGATGCCCCAGATGAGCGGGTGGGAAGTGGCAGACGCCGCGTCCAACCTCCGGCCCAAAGCGAAGTTGATCTATATGTCGGGGTATATCGAGCACATGGTCGTCGAGCAGCGCGTGCTCGAATCAGGTGTGGCATTTCTGGGCAAGCCGTTCACCCCAGACACGCTGGGGCGGAAAGTGCGCGAAGTCCTCGACGGCGAGCAGGCTGACTAG
- a CDS encoding chemotaxis protein CheW, with protein MDDNEVLDLIKEFLIESNENLARLEQEMLALEQRPNDLALLGSVFRTIHTIKGTCGFLGFDRLEGVTHVAENILNQLRSGERALTPSLVSLILEAVDAVKTILANIEATQKEGADQWGDLRARLQQACDVPAAPAPEPAIPAPGTAAAPNAAPAISATPTPVTTPVATPAAAAKPVPAAAPSEPAQAATPEVEVAAAQRGTSVVDSTIRVDVGLLDKLMNLVGELVLARNQILQVNSRREEAALNATSQRLNLITTQLQEGVMKTRMQPIGVVWNKLPRVVRDMASSLQKQIRVEMDGAETELDKSIIEAIKDPLTHIVRNCCDHGIEKPERRVPAGKNPEGRLLLRAFHEGGHVNIEISDDGGGIDPKKLKDKALQKGLVRPEQAERMSDREAVNLVFLPGLSTAEKVTNISGRGVGMDVVKTNIEKIGGGVDVISRVGAGTTVKIKIPLTLAIIPGLVVNSGSERFVIPQVSLQELVRLEGASGRKQIELIHGTPVYRRRGTLLPIAYLDAMLGLRTGPHDAEIVNIVVLQADGREFGLVVDRINDTQEIVVKPLGKQLKGLSAYAGATIMGDGRVALILDVHGLAEMSGVLNAAQERGHSEAERHEHAAAGRQNYLVFRSGSFERLAVPLSLVARLEEFPLAQIEHAGGRLVIQYRGQILHLVQLSALLENRPVDVTILRDPVQVVVFSDRDHVIGLIVDQVVDIVDEAITVRQSTEREGLAGVAVVGKKVTDFLDLVSVIRSVDDEWFGDEAQKEGAALVMVVDASPFSRALTKNSLELAGHTVIEAISPEEALARLEKERVNVVVASVELPRAGAAHLVRQLRSKEAFAMVRALAVTARAADVKRERADLDYDEYLLRSDREGLLRAILRGNVPPVEPDLAMAIKRS; from the coding sequence ATGGACGACAACGAGGTTCTCGATCTCATCAAAGAATTCCTCATTGAGAGCAATGAGAACCTGGCACGGCTCGAGCAGGAGATGTTGGCGCTCGAACAGCGCCCGAACGACCTTGCGCTGCTCGGCAGCGTCTTCCGTACCATCCACACCATCAAGGGGACGTGCGGCTTTCTCGGCTTCGACCGGCTCGAGGGCGTCACGCACGTTGCCGAGAACATCCTGAACCAGTTGCGCAGCGGTGAGCGGGCGCTCACGCCGTCCCTCGTCTCGCTCATTCTCGAAGCAGTCGATGCCGTCAAGACCATCCTGGCGAACATCGAGGCTACGCAGAAGGAGGGCGCTGACCAGTGGGGCGACCTCCGGGCGCGCTTGCAGCAGGCGTGCGACGTGCCGGCGGCCCCGGCTCCCGAGCCTGCGATCCCGGCTCCCGGGACTGCTGCGGCCCCGAATGCCGCACCAGCGATCTCCGCAACCCCGACTCCGGTGACGACGCCAGTGGCGACGCCGGCCGCGGCCGCCAAGCCCGTGCCTGCGGCGGCTCCGTCGGAGCCGGCCCAGGCTGCCACGCCAGAAGTCGAGGTGGCGGCGGCGCAGCGAGGAACGTCCGTGGTCGACTCCACGATCCGCGTGGACGTCGGGCTGCTCGACAAGCTGATGAACCTGGTCGGCGAGCTCGTGCTGGCCCGGAACCAGATCCTCCAGGTGAATTCGCGCCGCGAGGAAGCCGCCCTGAACGCCACCTCCCAGCGCTTGAATCTCATAACCACCCAGCTGCAGGAGGGCGTCATGAAGACGCGCATGCAGCCGATCGGCGTGGTGTGGAACAAGCTGCCGCGAGTCGTTCGCGACATGGCGTCCAGCCTCCAGAAGCAGATCCGCGTCGAGATGGACGGCGCCGAGACCGAACTCGACAAGAGCATCATCGAGGCCATCAAGGATCCGCTCACGCACATCGTCCGCAACTGCTGCGATCACGGGATCGAGAAGCCCGAGCGTCGCGTGCCGGCCGGGAAGAACCCCGAGGGGCGGCTGCTGCTCCGGGCCTTCCACGAGGGCGGCCATGTCAACATCGAGATTTCCGACGACGGCGGCGGCATCGACCCGAAGAAGCTGAAGGACAAGGCCCTCCAGAAGGGGCTGGTCCGCCCGGAACAGGCCGAGCGGATGAGTGACAGAGAAGCAGTCAACCTCGTCTTCCTGCCCGGTCTCTCCACCGCCGAGAAGGTCACGAACATCTCGGGACGCGGCGTCGGCATGGATGTCGTCAAGACCAACATCGAGAAGATCGGCGGCGGCGTGGACGTCATCTCCCGCGTCGGCGCGGGGACGACCGTCAAGATCAAGATTCCGCTGACGCTGGCCATCATTCCCGGACTTGTAGTCAACAGTGGGTCCGAGCGCTTCGTGATTCCGCAGGTCAGCCTCCAGGAACTGGTTCGTCTGGAAGGCGCCTCCGGCAGGAAGCAGATTGAACTCATCCACGGAACACCGGTCTACCGCCGGCGCGGCACGCTGCTGCCGATTGCCTATCTCGACGCGATGCTCGGCCTCCGTACCGGGCCGCACGACGCCGAGATCGTGAACATCGTCGTCCTGCAGGCTGACGGGCGCGAATTCGGCCTCGTGGTCGATCGGATCAATGACACGCAGGAGATTGTCGTCAAGCCGCTCGGGAAGCAGTTGAAGGGGCTGAGCGCGTACGCCGGCGCCACCATCATGGGCGACGGTCGCGTGGCCCTGATTCTCGACGTGCACGGCCTGGCGGAGATGTCGGGCGTGCTGAATGCCGCGCAGGAGCGTGGGCACTCGGAGGCCGAGCGCCACGAGCACGCGGCGGCTGGACGGCAGAACTACCTGGTCTTCCGGTCCGGGTCGTTCGAGCGCCTGGCGGTACCGCTGTCGCTGGTCGCACGGCTCGAGGAATTCCCGCTGGCGCAGATCGAGCACGCGGGCGGTCGCCTCGTCATCCAGTACCGCGGCCAGATCCTCCACCTCGTCCAACTCTCGGCGCTGCTCGAGAACAGGCCCGTGGACGTGACGATCCTTCGGGATCCGGTGCAGGTCGTCGTCTTCAGCGACCGGGATCATGTCATCGGTCTCATCGTCGACCAGGTCGTCGACATCGTCGACGAGGCGATCACCGTCCGGCAGTCCACCGAACGTGAAGGACTCGCAGGCGTCGCCGTGGTCGGCAAGAAGGTGACCGACTTCCTCGACCTCGTCTCGGTGATCCGCTCGGTCGACGACGAGTGGTTCGGCGACGAGGCCCAGAAGGAAGGGGCCGCGCTGGTCATGGTCGTGGACGCCTCACCGTTCTCCCGGGCACTCACGAAGAACAGTCTGGAACTCGCCGGCCACACGGTCATCGAGGCGATCTCACCGGAGGAAGCGCTGGCACGGCTCGAGAAGGAACGGGTGAACGTCGTGGTGGCATCCGTCGAGTTGCCGCGCGCCGGCGCCGCGCACCTCGTCCGCCAGCTCCGGTCGAAGGAGGCGTTCGCCATGGTCCGCGCGCTGGCCGTGACGGCGCGAGCCGCAGATGTGAAACGGGAACGGGCTGACCTCGACTATGACGAGTACCTCCTGCGTTCGGATCGGGAGGGCCTCCTGCGAGCCATTCTGCGCGGCAACGTGCCGCCGGTGGAACCCGATCTCGCGATGGCGATCAAGAGGAGCTAG
- a CDS encoding chemotaxis protein CheW, which translates to MTDIDQTRAAGGVAEAGDRQFATFFVDNLLFGVEVLRVQEVLRYQEMTPVPRAPEQIEGLINLRGQIVTAIDVRRRLGLGARESGRTPMNMVIRAEDGAVSLLVDEIGDVLDVEQSDFEPVPENVAPSIRDLTTGVYKMKERLLLVLDTNKAIETGYPAGRQRVQ; encoded by the coding sequence ATGACGGATATCGATCAGACACGCGCGGCCGGCGGCGTCGCCGAAGCCGGCGACCGGCAATTTGCCACGTTCTTCGTCGACAACCTGCTGTTCGGCGTCGAAGTGCTGCGCGTGCAGGAAGTCCTGCGTTACCAGGAAATGACCCCCGTGCCCCGGGCGCCCGAGCAGATCGAGGGCCTCATCAACCTGCGCGGACAGATCGTGACCGCGATCGACGTGCGGCGTCGGTTGGGTCTTGGCGCCCGGGAGTCGGGTCGCACGCCCATGAACATGGTCATCCGTGCGGAAGACGGGGCGGTGAGCCTGCTGGTGGACGAGATCGGCGACGTGCTCGACGTCGAGCAGTCGGATTTCGAGCCGGTGCCGGAGAACGTGGCGCCGAGCATCAGGGATCTGACGACGGGCGTGTACAAGATGAAGGAGCGGCTGCTCCTGGTCCTGGACACGAACAAGGCGATCGAAACCGGGTACCCCGCTGGCCGGCAGCGCGTGCAGTAG